From the genome of Hymenobacter sp. PAMC 26628, one region includes:
- a CDS encoding carbohydrate deacetylase, with protein sequence MRRLIINCDDYGWDAPATAAIQELAAQRRISSTTVMANLATDADLRALGPLQAHISTGLHLNLIDGAPLSRASAVRTLLGPDGQFFKGQQLLARFLSGRVRVGELETEVVAQLARLARFDVPVSHADSHQHQHLYPALGPVLTGILRRHGIRRLRRWSSQPGYALRGQLLNAFGVASRYGLRGFQSPNALVADFSAAQDATLPIFAQGLARAFRRGPLVEFMTHPGLTNRETSYLNRVAEYEFWRDAAWPEYLRENEIQLVRYDEL encoded by the coding sequence ATGCGCCGGCTCATCATCAACTGCGACGACTACGGCTGGGACGCGCCCGCCACCGCCGCTATCCAGGAGCTGGCCGCGCAGCGCCGCATCAGCAGCACCACCGTGATGGCCAACCTGGCCACCGACGCCGACCTGCGCGCCCTGGGGCCCTTGCAAGCGCACATCTCCACCGGCCTGCACCTCAACCTGATAGACGGCGCGCCGCTGAGCCGCGCCTCCGCCGTGCGCACGCTGTTGGGCCCCGACGGGCAGTTTTTTAAGGGCCAGCAGCTGCTGGCGCGCTTCCTCAGCGGCCGCGTGCGGGTGGGCGAGTTGGAAACCGAGGTGGTGGCCCAACTGGCCCGCCTGGCGCGGTTCGACGTCCCCGTTTCGCACGCCGACAGCCACCAGCACCAGCACCTGTATCCGGCGCTGGGGCCCGTGCTCACCGGCATCTTGCGGCGGCACGGCATCCGTCGCCTGCGCCGCTGGAGCAGCCAGCCCGGCTACGCCCTGCGTGGCCAGCTGCTCAACGCCTTCGGTGTGGCCTCGCGCTACGGCCTGCGCGGGTTTCAATCGCCCAACGCGCTAGTGGCCGACTTCTCGGCCGCCCAGGATGCCACGCTGCCGATCTTCGCCCAGGGCCTGGCGCGGGCCTTCCGCCGGGGCCCCCTGGTGGAGTTCATGACCCACCCAGGCCTCACGAACCGCGAAACCTCGTACCTCAACCGCGTGGCCGAGTACGAATTCTGGCGCGACGCCGCGTGGCCCGAATACCTGAGGGAGAACGAGATACAGCTGGTGCGCTACGACGAGTTGTAG
- a CDS encoding TIGR03643 family protein has protein sequence MEIPTLTAEDTNRVIEMAWEDRTPFEAILAQFGLSEQAVIELMRRELKAASWRRWRARVQGRPTKHRAKSAVDDARFKSQAQRSITFNKIAKRP, from the coding sequence ATGGAAATTCCCACCCTCACCGCTGAAGACACCAACCGCGTAATCGAAATGGCCTGGGAAGACCGCACGCCGTTCGAGGCCATCCTGGCGCAATTCGGCCTGTCCGAGCAAGCCGTTATTGAGTTGATGCGCCGCGAGTTAAAGGCGGCCTCGTGGCGCCGGTGGCGGGCCCGGGTGCAGGGCCGCCCCACCAAGCACCGCGCCAAGAGCGCCGTCGACGACGCCCGCTTCAAGTCGCAGGCCCAGCGCAGCATCACGTTCAACAAAATCGCCAAGCGGCCCTGA
- a CDS encoding glycosyltransferase family 2 protein: MPTTFPMAPATPPPFDADELISVVVPLYNEAQSVRTLAGQIVEVMETHGFRYELILVNDGSADQTWGHISALAAANPHIIGLDLAGNYGQTLGLRAGFEQAQGSIVVAMDGDLQHDPAYLPEFVRLIRAGYDMVGGAKSKRPEGFLKTLISNGAHNIISRLSGVKLEYFGATYKAYRRYLLTNVEMLGDAHRFLGALVARKGVRYIEFPIEIRAREFGTSNYGLNKVFKVIVDLLILRFTVVYARKPFRLFGVLGILSLLIGGALTSGFLVAAVFFGLNISARFPMEFIFSLFLIMGGIFLLSFGVLAEIGTYTYFARRNRRPYVLRHLAHHAAGAPAAAPVPMPAAAAAIK, translated from the coding sequence ATGCCCACTACCTTCCCGATGGCCCCCGCCACCCCGCCGCCCTTCGACGCCGACGAGCTGATTTCCGTCGTCGTGCCGCTCTACAACGAGGCGCAGAGCGTGCGCACCCTGGCCGGCCAAATCGTGGAGGTGATGGAAACCCACGGCTTCCGCTACGAATTAATCCTGGTGAACGACGGCAGCGCCGACCAAACCTGGGGCCACATCAGCGCCCTGGCCGCGGCCAACCCGCACATCATCGGCCTCGACCTGGCCGGCAACTACGGCCAAACGCTGGGCCTGCGCGCCGGCTTCGAGCAGGCCCAGGGCAGCATCGTGGTGGCCATGGACGGCGACTTGCAGCACGACCCGGCCTACCTGCCCGAGTTCGTGCGCCTCATCCGCGCGGGCTACGATATGGTGGGCGGCGCCAAGAGCAAGCGCCCCGAAGGCTTCCTCAAAACGCTGATTTCCAACGGGGCCCACAACATCATCAGCCGCCTGTCGGGTGTGAAGCTGGAGTACTTCGGGGCCACTTACAAGGCCTACCGCCGCTACCTGCTCACCAACGTGGAGATGCTCGGCGACGCCCACCGCTTCCTGGGGGCCCTGGTGGCGCGCAAGGGCGTGCGATACATCGAGTTTCCCATCGAAATCCGGGCCCGCGAGTTCGGCACCAGCAACTACGGCCTCAACAAAGTCTTTAAAGTCATCGTCGACTTGCTGATTTTGCGCTTCACCGTGGTCTACGCCCGCAAGCCGTTCCGGCTGTTCGGCGTGCTCGGCATCCTGAGCCTGCTCATCGGCGGGGCCCTCACCTCGGGCTTCCTGGTGGCGGCCGTGTTTTTCGGGCTGAACATCTCGGCGCGCTTCCCGATGGAGTTCATCTTCAGCCTGTTCCTCATCATGGGCGGTATCTTTCTGCTGAGCTTCGGGGTGCTGGCCGAAATTGGTACTTACACCTACTTCGCCCGCCGCAACCGCCGGCCCTACGTGCTGCGGCACCTGGCGCACCACGCCGCTGGGGCCCCCGCGGCCGCTCCGGTGCCCATGCCCGCGGCGGCCGCGGCAATTAAATAG
- a CDS encoding SDR family oxidoreductase, producing MIAITGATGQLGRATLQALLPQVGAPNLVAVVRDPQKAQDLRPLGVQVRPGDYDDPAALAAAFQGIDTVLLVSTSEFDYATRVQQHRNAIDAAKQAGVRHVVYTSIFRPSAASHFGSNRSHAATEAYLLASGLTYTLLRNTLYLDLVPMFVGEGALASGKIYFAAGAGRVSFALREEIAQATAHVLATQGHDNKAYDIAPAPPCSFHGIAAVLGEVTGQAVTYVPIAGEDLAAGMRQHQVPGPVVAMMGELASAIAANEFDASSPDFEQLLGRKPTDLKTYLTAVYGK from the coding sequence ATGATTGCCATTACCGGCGCCACGGGCCAGCTCGGCCGCGCCACCCTCCAAGCCCTGCTGCCCCAGGTAGGGGCCCCCAACCTCGTCGCCGTGGTGCGCGACCCCCAAAAAGCCCAGGACCTCCGCCCGCTCGGCGTGCAGGTGCGCCCGGGCGATTACGACGACCCCGCCGCGTTGGCGGCGGCGTTCCAAGGCATCGACACGGTGCTGCTGGTATCGACCAGCGAGTTTGACTACGCCACGCGGGTGCAGCAGCACCGCAACGCCATCGACGCCGCGAAGCAGGCCGGCGTGCGGCACGTGGTGTACACCAGCATCTTCCGGCCGTCGGCCGCGTCGCACTTCGGCTCCAATCGGAGCCACGCCGCCACGGAAGCGTACCTGCTGGCCTCGGGCCTGACGTACACGCTGCTGCGCAACACCCTGTACCTGGACCTGGTGCCGATGTTCGTGGGCGAAGGCGCACTGGCCAGCGGCAAAATCTACTTTGCGGCCGGTGCGGGCCGGGTGAGCTTCGCCCTGCGCGAAGAAATTGCCCAGGCCACCGCTCACGTGCTGGCCACCCAAGGCCACGACAACAAAGCCTACGACATTGCGCCCGCGCCGCCCTGTTCCTTCCACGGCATTGCCGCGGTGCTCGGCGAGGTAACGGGCCAGGCGGTGACGTACGTGCCCATCGCGGGCGAAGACCTGGCCGCCGGCATGCGCCAGCACCAAGTGCCCGGGCCCGTGGTGGCGATGATGGGCGAGCTGGCCAGCGCCATCGCGGCCAACGAATTTGACGCCAGCAGCCCCGACTTCGAACAACTCCTGGGCCGCAAGCCCACGGACCTGAAAACTTACTTAACCGCTGTTTACGGTAAGTAA
- a CDS encoding winged helix-turn-helix transcriptional regulator gives MDVTVVDPQAASVAAAIQNILTVSKRGPRLCPVRDVLDRVGDKWSLLAILHLGSAEAVRFNELRKQIDGISQRMLTVTLRSLEADGLVTRTAYAEVPPRVEYRLTALGQSLLGAVIALGNWATAHAPAIAQARQAFAG, from the coding sequence ATGGACGTAACCGTTGTTGACCCCCAGGCCGCTAGCGTAGCGGCGGCGATTCAAAATATTTTGACCGTTTCGAAGCGGGGCCCCCGGCTTTGCCCCGTGCGCGACGTGCTGGACCGCGTCGGCGACAAGTGGTCGTTGCTCGCCATCCTGCACTTGGGCAGCGCGGAAGCCGTGCGTTTCAACGAGTTGCGCAAGCAAATTGACGGAATTTCCCAGCGCATGCTCACCGTCACGCTCCGCTCGCTCGAAGCCGACGGCCTGGTGACGCGCACGGCCTACGCCGAGGTGCCGCCCCGCGTGGAGTACCGCCTCACGGCGCTGGGCCAGAGCCTGCTGGGCGCCGTCATTGCGTTGGGCAACTGGGCCACGGCGCACGCGCCCGCCATTGCCCAGGCGCGCCAAGCGTTTGCCGGCTAG
- a CDS encoding 1-aminocyclopropane-1-carboxylate deaminase/D-cysteine desulfhydrase, whose translation MLISPFLQDLPEPVATARGVRLLLWRDDLVSPDLPGNKARKLKYNLLEARRLGHGQLLTFGGAYSNHLAAVAAAGRLHGFGTTGLVRGEAAGAPNPTLARCAADGMALRYLDRSTYRRRAEPDFLAEMQAQFGPAYLLPEGGTNALALKGMAELAAEIRQQIGFAALAVAVGTGGTLAGLLTGLRGPETAVGVTALKNGGFLKDDIDALTRAATGQVFANYALATNYHFGGYAKYSADLLAFIRQFEDRHGVLLDPIYTGKLLFGVLDLIGQGYFAPGSTVVAVHTGGLQGWAGWHARFGSG comes from the coding sequence TTGTTAATTAGCCCCTTCCTCCAGGACCTGCCCGAGCCCGTGGCCACCGCCCGCGGCGTGCGCCTACTGCTCTGGCGCGACGACCTGGTGAGCCCCGATTTGCCCGGCAACAAGGCCCGTAAGCTCAAGTATAACTTGCTGGAGGCACGGCGCTTGGGCCACGGCCAGCTGCTCACGTTTGGCGGGGCCTATTCTAACCATTTGGCGGCGGTGGCGGCGGCCGGGCGGCTGCACGGCTTCGGCACCACGGGCCTGGTGCGGGGCGAGGCCGCCGGGGCCCCCAACCCCACCCTGGCCCGCTGCGCCGCCGACGGCATGGCCCTGCGCTACCTCGACCGTAGCACCTACCGCCGCCGAGCCGAGCCCGATTTCCTAGCCGAAATGCAAGCCCAATTCGGCCCCGCCTACCTGCTGCCCGAGGGCGGCACCAATGCGTTGGCCTTGAAAGGGATGGCCGAACTAGCGGCTGAAATTCGCCAGCAGATAGGTTTCGCTGCGCTGGCCGTGGCGGTGGGCACGGGCGGCACCCTGGCCGGCTTGCTCACCGGCTTGCGGGGCCCCGAAACGGCCGTGGGCGTGACCGCCCTGAAAAATGGTGGTTTCTTAAAAGACGACATCGACGCGCTGACGCGTGCGGCTACCGGGCAGGTTTTCGCCAATTACGCACTGGCCACGAACTACCATTTCGGCGGCTACGCCAAATACTCGGCGGATTTGCTGGCCTTTATCCGGCAGTTTGAGGACCGGCACGGTGTGCTGCTCGACCCCATTTACACCGGCAAGCTGTTGTTTGGGGTGCTGGATTTGATCGGACAAGGATACTTCGCGCCCGGCAGCACGGTAGTAGCGGTGCACACCGGCGGCTTGCAGGGCTGGGCCGGGTGGCACGCGCGCTTCGGCAGCGGGTGA
- a CDS encoding helix-turn-helix domain-containing protein, translated as MLLRLADGVSGYPVGAELGCCVQTVYQVRRRYVEQGLATALGEAPRSGGPRRFDGAARAALTALACTPAPIGHSRWTLRLLADKAVESCLVDTISHETVSQVLKKTSYSPTASNTGAWAK; from the coding sequence ATGCTGTTGCGGCTGGCTGATGGGGTGAGCGGCTACCCTGTCGGGGCTGAGTTGGGTTGCTGCGTGCAGACGGTATATCAGGTGCGCCGCCGCTACGTCGAGCAGGGGCTGGCCACGGCGCTCGGCGAGGCCCCGCGCAGCGGCGGTCCGCGGCGCTTTGACGGGGCGGCCCGCGCCGCGCTCACGGCCCTGGCCTGCACCCCGGCTCCGATAGGGCACAGTCGCTGGACCCTGCGCCTGCTGGCCGACAAAGCCGTAGAATCGTGCCTGGTGGACACCATTTCGCACGAAACCGTGAGCCAGGTGCTCAAAAAAACGAGCTACAGCCCCACCGCCAGCAACACTGGTGCCTGGGCGAAATGA
- a CDS encoding IS630 family transposase, whose translation MNAAFLARMEDVLAVYERVHDPQFPVVCFDERPCVLHGQPVEPLPPVPAQPAVGERPAKVGRPRRESSTYVRQGTACLLAAFEPGTGQRLVEVSARRTGADYCRFMQALDAAYPQAQKIVLVQDNLNTHTDAVFYQHLPAAQARALAARFEVHYTPKNASWLNMVELELSAIARQCLHQRIPTQDELRAHVDACVAERNARRATVNWQFSLDKARQKLSRHYQKVCANNSPD comes from the coding sequence ATGAACGCCGCCTTCCTGGCCCGTATGGAAGACGTACTGGCCGTCTATGAGCGGGTCCACGACCCGCAGTTTCCGGTGGTCTGTTTCGATGAACGCCCTTGCGTGCTGCACGGCCAGCCCGTCGAACCGCTGCCGCCTGTGCCGGCCCAGCCCGCAGTGGGCGAGCGACCCGCCAAAGTCGGCCGTCCCCGGCGCGAAAGCAGCACGTATGTGCGTCAGGGTACGGCCTGCCTACTGGCGGCCTTCGAGCCGGGCACGGGGCAGCGCCTGGTCGAGGTGTCGGCCCGCCGCACCGGGGCCGACTATTGCCGCTTTATGCAAGCGCTGGACGCTGCTTACCCCCAGGCCCAGAAAATCGTGCTAGTCCAGGACAACCTCAACACCCACACCGATGCCGTCTTCTACCAGCATCTGCCCGCCGCCCAGGCCCGCGCCCTAGCCGCCCGCTTCGAGGTCCACTACACACCCAAAAATGCCTCCTGGCTTAACATGGTCGAACTCGAACTATCGGCCATTGCCCGCCAGTGCCTGCACCAGCGCATTCCCACCCAAGACGAACTGCGCGCGCACGTCGACGCCTGCGTGGCGGAGCGCAATGCCCGGCGAGCAACCGTCAACTGGCAATTTTCGCTTGACAAGGCCCGACAGAAACTCTCCCGCCATTATCAAAAGGTTTGTGCAAATAATTCCCCTGACTAG
- a CDS encoding DUF4230 domain-containing protein: protein MNLVRLIRRLVPLLFLVALGWFLWKKIGPVLDNNPLVPAPRVTVTHNTVLTQVEALGKLELVRYRFKDVVEYKRANRITILPDAKVALIVAGEATGCLDLRKIRPQDVVLEGDSVVRVFLPAPELCNFQVRHDQSRVFSTENGFFQDADLVDQGYKYAEAQVRTAALQSGILAETQRNAQQILGPLLHTLTGRRVVLGQRMELPTLGRRG, encoded by the coding sequence ATGAACCTCGTCCGTCTGATTCGCCGCCTTGTGCCGCTATTGTTTTTAGTGGCCTTGGGCTGGTTCCTGTGGAAGAAAATCGGTCCCGTGCTTGACAACAACCCGCTGGTGCCGGCGCCGCGCGTGACCGTGACCCACAACACGGTGCTTACGCAGGTGGAGGCCCTGGGCAAGCTGGAGCTGGTGCGCTACCGCTTCAAAGACGTGGTCGAGTACAAGCGCGCCAACCGCATTACCATCCTGCCCGACGCCAAGGTGGCCCTGATTGTGGCCGGCGAAGCCACCGGCTGCCTCGACCTGCGCAAAATCCGGCCCCAGGATGTGGTGCTGGAGGGCGACTCGGTGGTGCGCGTGTTTCTGCCCGCGCCCGAGCTGTGCAACTTCCAGGTGCGGCACGACCAGAGCCGGGTGTTCAGCACCGAAAATGGCTTTTTCCAGGACGCTGACCTGGTGGACCAGGGCTACAAGTACGCCGAGGCCCAGGTGCGCACCGCGGCGCTGCAATCGGGCATCCTGGCCGAAACCCAGCGCAACGCCCAGCAAATTCTGGGGCCCCTGCTGCACACCCTCACCGGGCGGCGCGTGGTGCTGGGGCAACGTATGGAGCTGCCCACGCTGGGCCGCAGGGGCTAA
- a CDS encoding DUF1349 domain-containing protein, which translates to MKTLLMSGLLLALGAPAGAQSLANMRWLNAPKQATVAAGKLQVQVDGGTDFWRVTHYGFIRDNGHFYYQEQAGDFVAKVKITGHYRDLYDQAGLMIRLDAKNWIKTGIEYVKGAQNVSAVVTREVSDWSVVPRQDSPPAVWLTLLRKGDYVEIQYSFDNKDFKMLRLAYFPPTPGQKVQIGLMCAAPDGKGFPVEFEDFSVAPVAAAKPGPAAK; encoded by the coding sequence ATGAAGACCTTGCTAATGAGCGGCTTGCTGCTGGCCCTGGGGGCCCCGGCCGGGGCCCAGTCCCTGGCCAACATGCGCTGGCTGAACGCGCCCAAGCAAGCCACCGTCGCCGCCGGCAAGTTGCAGGTGCAGGTGGACGGCGGCACGGATTTCTGGCGCGTGACGCACTACGGCTTCATCCGCGACAACGGCCACTTTTATTACCAGGAGCAGGCCGGCGATTTCGTGGCCAAGGTGAAAATCACCGGCCACTACCGCGACCTCTACGACCAGGCGGGGCTGATGATTCGGCTCGACGCCAAGAACTGGATCAAAACCGGCATCGAGTACGTGAAAGGCGCGCAAAACGTGAGCGCCGTCGTCACGCGCGAGGTGTCCGACTGGTCGGTGGTACCCCGGCAGGACAGCCCGCCGGCCGTGTGGCTGACGCTGCTGCGCAAGGGCGACTACGTAGAAATCCAGTATTCTTTCGACAACAAAGACTTCAAAATGCTGCGGCTGGCCTACTTCCCGCCCACGCCCGGCCAGAAAGTGCAAATTGGCCTGATGTGCGCCGCACCCGACGGCAAAGGTTTTCCGGTCGAGTTCGAGGACTTTTCGGTGGCACCCGTGGCCGCCGCCAAGCCGGGCCCCGCGGCCAAATAG
- a CDS encoding regulatory protein RecX: protein MFKTDKTPKAYTPGEALQKIAAFCAYQERTQKEVEQKLRSYGLDEDEAGEIIIRLSREKLLDEERFAQAFVRGHYRHKQWGRRRIVQELKQKGISEYCIKSGMKEIDGEEYYQNLLAVLEKKARQEKEKNPRVRRQKISVYLTGKGYEQDLIKMALDEHAAAEAAAE, encoded by the coding sequence ATGTTCAAAACCGACAAAACGCCCAAAGCCTACACGCCCGGCGAGGCCCTACAAAAAATTGCCGCTTTCTGCGCTTATCAGGAGCGCACCCAGAAAGAAGTGGAGCAAAAGCTGCGCTCCTACGGCCTCGACGAGGACGAAGCCGGCGAAATCATCATCCGCCTCAGCCGCGAAAAACTGCTGGACGAGGAGCGTTTTGCCCAGGCTTTTGTGCGCGGCCACTACCGCCACAAGCAGTGGGGCCGACGCCGCATCGTGCAAGAGCTCAAGCAGAAAGGCATCAGCGAATACTGCATCAAGTCGGGGATGAAGGAAATCGACGGCGAGGAATATTACCAAAACCTGCTGGCCGTGCTCGAAAAAAAGGCGCGCCAGGAAAAGGAGAAAAACCCGCGCGTGCGCCGCCAGAAAATAAGCGTTTACCTCACCGGCAAAGGCTACGAGCAGGACCTGATCAAAATGGCCCTCGACGAGCACGCCGCCGCCGAAGCCGCTGCCGAGTAG
- a CDS encoding TetR/AcrR family transcriptional regulator, giving the protein MEIKDRILQHAGALFLRNGIKSVSMDDIAADLAMSKKTLYKTFTNKDDIVVGVITRHLSQSQSDCMSAATHAADAVREMLDISHWAEQQFSGIHPSIFYDLRKYHPAAWALFSAHKNTFILDQIIRNLRRGMAEGLFRADLDVDVLARLNLAQIELSFDRDLYPPAQFGAIRVNRVFDEHFLLGVATLKGHRLFNHYQHITEDE; this is encoded by the coding sequence ATGGAAATCAAAGACCGCATCTTACAGCACGCCGGGGCCCTGTTCCTGCGCAACGGCATCAAAAGCGTGAGCATGGACGACATCGCCGCCGACCTGGCCATGTCGAAAAAAACGCTCTACAAAACCTTCACCAACAAAGACGATATCGTGGTCGGCGTTATCACCCGGCACCTGAGCCAGTCGCAGAGCGACTGCATGAGCGCCGCCACCCACGCGGCCGACGCGGTGCGGGAGATGCTCGACATTTCGCACTGGGCCGAGCAGCAGTTCAGCGGCATCCACCCGAGCATTTTCTACGACCTGCGCAAGTACCACCCGGCCGCCTGGGCCCTGTTTTCGGCCCACAAAAACACGTTCATCCTCGACCAAATCATTCGCAACCTGCGCCGCGGCATGGCCGAGGGCCTCTTCCGCGCCGACCTCGACGTGGACGTGCTGGCCCGCCTGAACCTGGCGCAGATTGAGCTCTCCTTTGACCGCGACCTCTACCCGCCCGCGCAGTTCGGGGCCATCCGGGTCAACCGCGTGTTCGACGAGCACTTCCTGCTGGGGGTGGCTACGCTCAAGGGCCACCGCCTCTTCAACCACTACCAACACATTACGGAGGACGAATAA
- a CDS encoding TolC family protein, producing the protein MNKTLQRPRRWLGAALLGLAPLALPAQTPQGPPPVLGTGGPMALSLPQAIRYAVQTKSSLLATRLAEQTAAAKVGEIKAQGLPQVTVGANVADNFKLQKSLFDASAFGGGAGALNGTTLTQRDIAAAQAGQAVTLTPAYAAPVAVPPQAIAFGLQYAGNTSANFSQQLFDGSYLIGLKAAKVYQELSKKQTQQAEIDVVEQVSKAYYSTLVARSRLALLARNVQRLDTVLYQTNQTFKAGFAEKLDVDRLRVQRNNLVVEQQKAQRLTELSIALLKFQMGLPQAQPVVLTDSLNAAIVDAGALRQRLGVASFGTGGGADGLGALPTPPAGTAPGAPAPAPGLNNGQPVQADAAFNYNNRIEFSTLQTQQALAGLDLRNRTAGAYPRLSLTAAYGFTGSAKSVNDLFAFRGPDSRNGNGLPNQNWFGFGNVGLALNVPVFDGFRRHYQVQQARIAQQTIERGFETLRQSIDLQDAQSRTTLVNALDVLDNQKDNLALAADVARVTRIKFNAGVGSNIEVITAETSLREAQTNYYAAIYDVLVAKVDRDKATGELYQQAK; encoded by the coding sequence ATGAACAAGACGTTGCAACGACCCCGGCGCTGGCTGGGGGCTGCCCTGCTGGGCCTGGCCCCGCTGGCGCTGCCGGCCCAAACGCCCCAGGGCCCCCCGCCCGTGCTGGGCACCGGCGGCCCGATGGCGCTGAGCCTGCCCCAGGCCATCCGCTACGCCGTGCAAACCAAGTCGAGCCTGCTGGCCACGCGCCTGGCCGAGCAAACGGCCGCCGCCAAGGTGGGCGAAATCAAGGCCCAGGGCCTGCCCCAGGTGACCGTGGGGGCCAACGTGGCCGATAACTTCAAGCTGCAAAAGAGCCTGTTCGACGCGAGCGCCTTTGGCGGCGGCGCGGGTGCGCTGAACGGCACCACGCTGACGCAGCGCGACATTGCGGCCGCCCAGGCGGGCCAGGCCGTGACCCTGACGCCGGCCTACGCCGCGCCCGTGGCGGTGCCGCCCCAGGCCATTGCCTTCGGCCTGCAGTACGCGGGCAACACGTCGGCCAACTTTTCGCAGCAGCTCTTCGACGGCTCGTACCTCATCGGCCTCAAGGCGGCCAAGGTGTACCAGGAGCTTTCGAAAAAGCAAACCCAGCAGGCCGAAATCGACGTGGTGGAGCAGGTGAGCAAGGCCTACTACAGCACGCTGGTAGCCCGCTCGCGCCTGGCGCTGCTGGCCCGCAACGTGCAGCGCCTCGACACGGTGCTCTACCAAACCAACCAGACGTTTAAGGCCGGCTTTGCCGAGAAGCTCGACGTGGACCGCCTGCGCGTGCAGCGCAACAACCTGGTGGTGGAGCAGCAGAAAGCCCAGCGCCTCACCGAGTTGAGCATTGCCTTGCTCAAGTTCCAGATGGGCCTGCCCCAGGCCCAGCCCGTGGTGCTGACCGACTCGCTGAACGCGGCCATCGTGGACGCCGGGGCCCTGCGCCAGCGCCTGGGTGTGGCCAGCTTCGGCACCGGCGGCGGCGCCGACGGCCTGGGGGCCCTGCCCACCCCGCCGGCCGGCACCGCCCCGGGGGCCCCGGCTCCCGCCCCGGGCCTCAACAACGGCCAGCCCGTGCAGGCCGACGCGGCCTTCAACTACAACAACCGCATCGAGTTCTCGACGCTGCAAACCCAGCAGGCCCTGGCCGGCCTCGACCTGCGCAACCGCACCGCCGGGGCCTACCCGCGCCTGAGCCTGACGGCGGCCTACGGCTTCACCGGCTCGGCCAAATCGGTGAACGACCTCTTTGCCTTCCGGGGCCCCGACTCGCGCAACGGCAACGGCCTTCCCAACCAGAACTGGTTCGGCTTCGGCAACGTGGGCCTGGCGCTGAACGTGCCGGTGTTCGACGGCTTCCGCCGCCACTACCAGGTGCAGCAGGCCCGCATCGCGCAGCAAACCATTGAGCGCGGCTTCGAAACTTTGCGCCAAAGCATTGACTTACAAGATGCGCAGAGCCGCACCACCCTCGTCAACGCCCTCGACGTGCTCGACAACCAGAAAGACAACTTGGCCCTGGCGGCCGACGTGGCCCGCGTAACGCGCATCAAGTTCAACGCCGGCGTGGGCTCGAACATTGAAGTCATCACGGCCGAAACCTCGCTCCGCGAGGCCCAAACCAACTACTACGCCGCCATCTACGACGTGCTGGTGGCCAAGGTGGACCGCGACAAGGCCACCGGCGAGCTGTACCAGCAAGCCAAATAA